One window of the Bradyrhizobium sp. NP1 genome contains the following:
- a CDS encoding tripartite tricarboxylate transporter substrate binding protein, whose product MTSRRSALGLIGIGLPALLASARGASALDYPTRPVRFLVGYPPGGATDIIARLIGQRLSERLGQQFVIENKPGAGNNIGTETAVNAEPDGYTVLLVNPANYINTTLYTNLKFNFVRDIAAVASFNRVPNVMTVNKDVPAKNVAEFIAYVKANPGKVNMASSGNGTSVHLSGEMFMAMTGTTMQHVPYRGAAPAITDMLGGQVQVIFDNMPSIIQHIRSGALRALGVTTTQRSPQLPDVQAIAETVPGYEASALFGMGAPKNTPKEIIVKLNSEINAVLAEPDMKARLADLGGDPLIQSPEAFGDMIKAETEKWKKVVEFAGLKVE is encoded by the coding sequence ATGACTTCACGCCGCAGCGCTCTCGGCCTGATCGGAATCGGCCTGCCGGCCCTGCTCGCGTCGGCGCGCGGCGCATCCGCGCTCGACTATCCGACGCGGCCGGTGCGGTTCCTGGTCGGCTATCCCCCGGGCGGGGCCACCGACATCATCGCGCGGCTGATCGGCCAGCGGCTGTCGGAGCGGCTCGGCCAGCAATTCGTGATCGAGAACAAGCCGGGCGCCGGCAACAATATCGGCACCGAGACCGCGGTGAACGCGGAGCCGGACGGCTACACCGTGCTGCTGGTCAACCCGGCGAACTACATCAACACCACGCTCTACACCAACCTGAAGTTCAACTTCGTCCGCGACATCGCCGCGGTCGCCTCCTTCAACCGCGTGCCCAACGTGATGACGGTCAACAAGGACGTGCCGGCGAAGAACGTCGCCGAGTTCATCGCCTATGTGAAGGCCAATCCCGGCAAGGTGAACATGGCCTCCTCCGGCAACGGCACCTCGGTGCATCTGTCGGGCGAGATGTTCATGGCGATGACCGGCACGACGATGCAGCACGTGCCCTATCGCGGCGCGGCACCCGCGATCACCGACATGCTCGGCGGCCAGGTGCAGGTGATCTTCGACAACATGCCCTCGATCATCCAGCATATCCGTTCCGGCGCGTTGCGCGCGCTCGGCGTCACCACGACGCAGCGTTCGCCGCAACTGCCCGACGTGCAGGCGATCGCCGAGACGGTGCCGGGCTACGAGGCGAGCGCGCTGTTCGGCATGGGGGCGCCGAAGAACACGCCGAAGGAAATCATCGTAAAGCTCAACAGCGAGATCAACGCGGTGCTCGCCGAGCCCGACATGAAGGCGCGGCTCGCCGATCTCGGCGGCGACCCGCTGATCCAGTCGCCGGAAGCGTTCGGCGACATGATCAAGGCGGAAACCGAGAAGTGGAAGAAGGTGGTCGAGTTCGCCGGCCTCAAGGTAGAGTGA
- a CDS encoding HD domain-containing phosphohydrolase has product MTASASQKQPKRHLLLASDQADQSNELAHILRSVGEVQAIATSDIPDKPASEVSGIVVDINLRSAESVQRVRNKLRGEAYRSMPRLFVLADALHHASMQAWALGATDTISRPFDAAAILQRVRAAFPDSAAYDATDRGKALNRGVEAAHAVIVKMFEKLPAGEPLTIEDVMQAENKILKAIKHTSLREWLTAVGCHHIDSYRHCLFVTGFAVAFAQNLGMREDDQRRLARAALLHDIGKAFVPVAILDKKTPLTEEEMYEIRQHPRRGYEALAAQGGFPAEMLDVVLHHHEMLDGSGYPNGLSGNQISDIVRLTTIVDIYAALVEKRAYRMPFTHARAFALMEGMSGKLDQQLLQAFRPVAFGAY; this is encoded by the coding sequence ATGACCGCCTCAGCCTCCCAGAAACAGCCCAAGCGCCATCTTCTCCTTGCCTCTGACCAGGCCGACCAGAGCAACGAGCTTGCGCATATCCTGCGCTCGGTGGGGGAGGTTCAGGCGATTGCGACGTCGGACATTCCGGACAAGCCGGCGAGCGAGGTGTCCGGCATCGTCGTCGACATCAACCTGCGTTCGGCCGAGAGCGTGCAGCGCGTCCGCAACAAGCTGCGCGGCGAAGCCTATCGCAGCATGCCGCGGCTGTTCGTGCTCGCCGATGCGCTGCACCACGCGTCGATGCAGGCCTGGGCACTGGGCGCGACCGACACCATCTCGCGGCCATTCGACGCAGCCGCGATTCTGCAGCGCGTCCGCGCCGCATTCCCCGACAGCGCCGCCTATGACGCGACCGACCGCGGCAAGGCGCTGAACCGTGGCGTCGAGGCCGCGCACGCGGTCATCGTGAAGATGTTCGAGAAGCTGCCGGCGGGCGAGCCGCTGACGATCGAGGACGTCATGCAGGCCGAGAACAAGATCCTCAAGGCCATCAAGCACACCTCGCTGCGCGAATGGCTGACCGCGGTCGGCTGCCACCATATCGACAGCTATCGCCATTGCCTGTTCGTGACGGGCTTCGCGGTCGCCTTTGCGCAAAATCTCGGCATGCGCGAGGACGACCAGCGGCGCCTGGCGCGCGCCGCGCTGCTGCACGATATCGGCAAGGCCTTCGTGCCGGTCGCGATCCTCGACAAGAAGACGCCGCTCACCGAGGAAGAGATGTACGAGATCCGCCAGCACCCGCGCCGCGGCTACGAGGCGCTGGCGGCGCAGGGCGGTTTCCCCGCGGAGATGCTCGACGTCGTGCTGCACCATCACGAGATGCTCGACGGCAGCGGCTACCCGAACGGGCTCTCGGGCAACCAGATCAGCGACATCGTGCGGCTGACCACCATCGTCGACATCTACGCGGCGCTGGTGGAGAAGCGCGCCTACCGCATGCCGTTCACGCATGCGCGCGCCTTTGCGCTGATGGAAGGCATGAGCGGCAAGCTCGACCAGCAGCTGCTGCAGGCGTTCCGCCCGGTCGCCTTCGGCGCGTATTAG
- a CDS encoding molybdopterin cofactor-binding domain-containing protein: protein MNSHVKIDKTRISQPDAADLSRRHFLVGTAAAGLALGYSAVPGMLGADQALAAPANFDPSVWYSIAPDGIVTVTCGKADMGQHIASTMAQIVAEELGANWKDMRVQLASNDPKFNDPVLGVQITGGSWSTMMNFEAMSRAGAAGRIALTEAAAGIMGVPASELVVRDSMIAHAKAKKQMSFGDVVKSGKATKTFTPDELKAIKLKTPDRYTLIGVSVPQLDIPSKTNGAAKYGIDVMLPGMVYGAVVTPPVRYGATVTSVDDSAAKKLPGFIKAVTLDDKTGTTTGWVVAVANTYANARKAADALKVAYDGGPNAKLTSESLLTEAKRLQALDDSGEFFVKDGDTKAALGTAAKVLEAEYTTSINIHAPMEPMNATAEFKGDILHVYSGNQFATRSGAIAAGAAGIDPKFVVMHQMWLGGGFGRRLDADMMVPAVQAAKAVGKPVKVIYSRENDMTMDFSRPLTYQKIKAGLDGDGKLIAMNHDVVSAWPTKRWGIPDFLSPSVDKKGSLDAFTVNGADFFYTVPNHNVRAILNEMAHTATPSGQLRSVAPGWTFWAVESMVDELAHAVGRDPAQYRIDMLDGKGANAGGAQRLRNTLLAAMGLAGYGTRQLPQGEGMGVACVSSQERATASWTACVAHVAVAPSGEVKVKKLTVATDVGTQVHPDNIRAQVEGAALWGLSLALYEKATLKDGGIEQTNFDSYTPLRMSQLPEVAVAVIANGEHATGVGEPAVTVVAPAIGNAVFNAVGARVRSLPISAEAVKAAMKA, encoded by the coding sequence ATGAACAGCCACGTGAAAATCGACAAGACCAGGATCAGTCAGCCCGACGCGGCCGATCTCAGCCGCCGCCATTTCCTCGTGGGCACCGCGGCCGCAGGGCTCGCGCTCGGCTATTCCGCCGTTCCCGGCATGCTCGGCGCCGACCAGGCGCTCGCCGCGCCCGCCAATTTCGATCCCAGCGTCTGGTACTCGATCGCGCCCGACGGCATCGTGACCGTGACCTGCGGCAAGGCCGACATGGGCCAGCACATCGCCTCCACCATGGCGCAGATCGTCGCCGAAGAGCTCGGCGCGAACTGGAAGGACATGCGGGTCCAGCTCGCCTCCAACGATCCGAAATTCAACGATCCCGTGCTGGGCGTGCAGATCACCGGCGGCAGCTGGTCGACCATGATGAATTTCGAGGCGATGAGCCGTGCCGGCGCCGCGGGGCGCATCGCGCTCACCGAAGCGGCCGCCGGCATCATGGGCGTGCCGGCTTCCGAGCTCGTGGTGCGCGACTCCATGATCGCGCATGCGAAGGCGAAGAAGCAGATGAGCTTTGGCGACGTCGTCAAGAGCGGCAAGGCGACCAAGACCTTCACGCCGGACGAGCTGAAGGCGATCAAGCTGAAGACGCCGGACCGGTACACGCTGATCGGCGTCTCGGTGCCGCAGCTCGACATCCCCTCCAAGACCAACGGCGCGGCGAAATACGGCATCGACGTGATGCTGCCGGGCATGGTGTACGGCGCGGTCGTCACTCCGCCGGTGCGCTACGGCGCGACCGTGACATCGGTCGACGACAGTGCCGCGAAAAAGCTGCCCGGCTTCATCAAGGCGGTGACGCTCGACGACAAGACGGGAACGACCACGGGCTGGGTGGTGGCGGTCGCCAACACCTATGCCAATGCGCGCAAGGCGGCGGATGCGCTGAAGGTTGCCTATGACGGTGGTCCGAACGCGAAGCTGACCAGTGAATCGCTATTGACCGAAGCCAAAAGGCTGCAGGCGCTCGACGATTCCGGAGAGTTCTTCGTCAAGGACGGTGACACCAAGGCGGCGCTCGGCACCGCCGCGAAGGTGCTGGAGGCGGAATACACCACCAGCATCAACATCCACGCGCCGATGGAGCCGATGAACGCCACGGCGGAGTTCAAGGGCGACATCCTGCACGTCTATTCCGGCAACCAGTTCGCGACGCGCTCCGGCGCGATCGCCGCCGGTGCGGCCGGGATCGATCCCAAATTCGTGGTCATGCACCAGATGTGGCTGGGCGGCGGCTTCGGCCGGCGGCTCGATGCCGACATGATGGTGCCGGCGGTGCAGGCCGCGAAAGCAGTCGGCAAGCCGGTCAAGGTGATCTACTCGCGCGAGAACGACATGACGATGGATTTCTCGCGTCCGCTGACCTACCAGAAGATCAAGGCCGGTCTCGACGGCGACGGCAAGCTGATCGCGATGAACCACGACGTGGTTTCGGCGTGGCCGACCAAGCGTTGGGGCATTCCCGACTTCCTGTCGCCCTCGGTCGACAAGAAGGGCTCGCTGGATGCGTTCACCGTGAACGGCGCGGACTTCTTCTACACCGTGCCCAATCACAATGTGCGGGCGATCCTCAACGAGATGGCGCATACCGCCACGCCGTCGGGGCAGCTGCGCTCGGTGGCGCCGGGCTGGACGTTCTGGGCGGTCGAAAGCATGGTCGATGAGCTCGCGCATGCGGTCGGACGCGACCCGGCGCAGTACCGCATCGACATGCTCGACGGCAAGGGCGCCAATGCCGGCGGCGCGCAGCGGCTGCGCAACACGCTGCTCGCCGCGATGGGGCTCGCCGGCTACGGCACCAGGCAGCTGCCGCAGGGCGAGGGCATGGGCGTTGCCTGCGTCTCCTCGCAGGAGCGCGCCACCGCAAGCTGGACCGCCTGCGTCGCCCATGTCGCGGTCGCGCCATCGGGCGAGGTCAAGGTCAAGAAGCTGACCGTGGCCACCGACGTCGGCACCCAGGTGCATCCCGACAACATCCGCGCCCAGGTCGAGGGCGCGGCGCTGTGGGGGCTTTCGCTCGCGCTCTATGAGAAGGCGACGCTGAAGGACGGCGGCATCGAGCAGACCAACTTCGACAGCTACACGCCGCTGCGCATGAGCCAGCTGCCGGAGGTCGCGGTTGCCGTGATCGCCAATGGCGAGCACGCCACCGGCGTCGGCGAGCCCGCGGTGACGGTGGTCGCGCCCGCGATCGGCAACGCGGTGTTCAACGCGGTCGGCGCGCGTGTGCGCTCGCTGCCGATCTCGGCGGAGGCGGTGAAGGCGGCGATGAAGGCGTAA
- a CDS encoding (2Fe-2S)-binding protein yields MPSLNINGRNMSVEAANDTPLLWVIREQLQMTGTKFGCGAGLCGACTVHINGEAVRSCQTALGDAVGKKITTIEGLAPKGDHPLQKAWIAEQVPQCGYCQSGQIMQAAALLAKNSNPTREEVVDAMDGNLCRCMTYSRIQKAIMRAASEMRTASNAGERRAT; encoded by the coding sequence ATGCCTAGTCTCAATATCAACGGACGAAATATGTCCGTCGAGGCGGCCAACGATACGCCGCTCCTCTGGGTCATCCGCGAGCAATTGCAGATGACGGGCACGAAGTTCGGCTGCGGCGCGGGACTGTGCGGCGCCTGCACGGTTCACATCAATGGCGAGGCGGTGCGTTCGTGCCAGACCGCGCTCGGCGACGCCGTCGGCAAGAAGATCACCACCATCGAAGGGCTCGCGCCCAAGGGCGATCATCCCCTGCAGAAGGCCTGGATCGCCGAGCAGGTGCCGCAATGCGGCTACTGCCAGTCGGGCCAGATCATGCAGGCCGCAGCCCTGCTCGCCAAGAATTCCAACCCGACGCGGGAAGAGGTCGTCGACGCCATGGACGGCAATCTCTGCCGCTGCATGACCTATTCGCGGATCCAGAAGGCGATCATGCGGGCCGCGTCCGAGATGCGCACCGCCTCCAACGCCGGCGAGCGGAGGGCGACATGA
- a CDS encoding alpha/beta fold hydrolase, which yields MPTIDRDGVKIHYEVHGDGPPLILTHGFSATSAMWADQIEALAQRHTLVLWDMRGHGRSDYPDDPAAYSEAHTVGDIAALLDAVGAASAIVGGLSLGGYMSLAFCHAHPERVRALLIIDTGPGFRKDDAREAWNARALGIADQFEREGLAVLRSASRERATAIHRDASGLARAARGMLTQRDAHVIEHLAAIRVPALVVVGADDTPFLAASDHMAAKIPAARKIVIPAAGHAVNIDQPQAFIDTVLPFLHGLPREAAAESAMRS from the coding sequence ATGCCAACCATCGACCGCGACGGGGTCAAGATCCACTACGAGGTGCATGGCGACGGCCCGCCCTTGATCCTGACCCACGGATTTTCCGCGACATCGGCGATGTGGGCGGATCAGATCGAGGCCTTGGCGCAACGGCACACGCTGGTGCTGTGGGACATGCGCGGCCACGGCCGTTCCGACTACCCCGACGATCCCGCCGCCTACAGCGAAGCGCACACCGTCGGCGACATCGCGGCGCTGCTGGACGCGGTCGGCGCTGCCAGCGCCATCGTCGGCGGGCTTTCGCTCGGCGGCTACATGTCGCTCGCGTTCTGCCATGCCCATCCCGAGCGGGTCCGCGCGCTCCTCATCATCGACACCGGGCCCGGCTTCAGGAAGGACGACGCGCGCGAGGCCTGGAACGCTCGCGCGCTCGGCATCGCGGACCAGTTCGAGCGCGAGGGGCTGGCCGTGCTGCGGTCGGCGAGCCGCGAGCGCGCGACCGCCATCCATCGCGATGCATCGGGCCTGGCGCGCGCCGCGCGCGGCATGCTGACCCAGCGCGATGCGCACGTGATCGAGCATCTCGCCGCGATCAGGGTGCCGGCGCTGGTCGTGGTCGGCGCCGACGACACGCCGTTTCTCGCCGCCTCCGACCATATGGCAGCGAAGATTCCTGCCGCCCGGAAAATCGTGATCCCCGCCGCCGGCCATGCCGTGAACATCGACCAGCCGCAGGCGTTCATCGATACGGTCCTGCCGTTCCTGCACGGCCTGCCGCGGGAGGCCGCGGCGGAGTCCGCGATGCGTTCCTGA
- a CDS encoding dienelactone hydrolase family protein: MGKDIKLTASDKFQLGAYRADPAGAPKGAIVVIQEIFGVNHHIRSVCDRLAAEGYVAVAPSIFDRIEPNFQSGYSPDEVANARKFVANPDFPAMLRDTEAAIDSVQSVGPVGIVGFCLGGSIAYAAATKLSGLKAAVGYYGGAIVRFADDKPKVPTELHFGEKDAGIPLSDVEAIKAKRPEVEIYIYPGAQHGFHCDERASYDKKSADIAWPRTLEFFRKHLR; encoded by the coding sequence GTGGGAAAAGACATCAAGCTGACGGCATCGGACAAGTTTCAGCTCGGCGCTTATCGCGCCGATCCAGCGGGCGCGCCCAAGGGCGCGATCGTGGTGATCCAGGAGATCTTTGGCGTCAACCACCATATCCGCAGCGTCTGCGACCGGCTGGCCGCTGAAGGCTATGTTGCGGTTGCGCCATCGATCTTCGACCGCATCGAGCCGAATTTCCAGAGCGGCTATTCGCCCGACGAGGTCGCCAATGCACGCAAGTTCGTCGCCAATCCGGATTTCCCGGCGATGCTGCGCGACACAGAGGCCGCGATCGATTCCGTGCAGAGCGTCGGCCCGGTCGGCATCGTCGGCTTCTGCCTCGGCGGCAGCATCGCCTATGCGGCGGCGACAAAACTCTCCGGGCTGAAGGCGGCCGTCGGCTATTATGGCGGCGCCATCGTGCGCTTTGCCGACGACAAGCCGAAGGTGCCGACCGAGCTGCATTTCGGCGAGAAGGATGCCGGCATTCCCCTGAGCGATGTCGAGGCCATCAAGGCGAAGCGGCCGGAGGTCGAGATCTACATCTATCCGGGTGCCCAGCACGGCTTCCATTGCGACGAGCGCGCGAGCTACGACAAGAAGAGCGCCGACATCGCCTGGCCGCGCACCCTGGAATTTTTTCGGAAGCACTTGAGGTGA